Sequence from the Coxiella endosymbiont of Amblyomma sculptum genome:
AACAAACTGGTATACTTAGTCAGTATTATTCGACATGGGCACAATCGGGTGATGTACAAGCACCAAGTTACTATCGTATATCAGGTCTTGGAACCATAAAAGAAGTGTGTGATCGAATTTTAAGAGTACTAAAAACTGATAGGAAGAAAATAAAATATAGAGAATTTTAAAAAGAGCATATTGGTGGCACGCCAATTATAATAGAATGTTATCGTCTTATTGGCAAAAATGTTTCCAAAAGAAATGCAAGGATGATTGTTGTACGTTGAAGAACAAAAAAAAGAGGTGTACGGTTATTTTCTAAAATAGAGTAAAATTTTGTTCTTCAATTTCGTCTAGCTAGAAGAAAAAGAAAACGAAAGTTGTCTAAATTAATTTAGAAAAACTAACTTAAGTGGTACCCAGTTTTGGTTTTTACTTTTTTGTTACTAAGAGGATAAATAAAGTTTTTTTATTTAAAGTACTCTAATGATTGTAACGGCGTCTTGGAAAGATACGGTAGAGCGTAATATATCCTTGACTTTATTCCCATCCAAAAGCATCACATGAGGATCGATGTGGGATTATGCATATAGAACACGACATAATCTTCTCTATCTTTCTTATTTTCTCTGGTGCGGCTGTTTTATCGACTTTTGCTTTGATGACTCATCAGTCGATGTTGGTGGCTTATATACTGTTAGGGATTTTGTTTGGACCGTGGGGATTAAAATTAATTTCCGATATCGATATGCTCAGAACAGTTAGCGACGTTGGAATTATTTTTTTGTTGTTCCTTTTAGGTCTTAATTTACCTCCACAGAAATTGATTACCACCTTTAAAGAAATTATATGGATAGCCTTTATCAGCTCGATCTTTTTTGCGGCGATGGGATATCTTGTCGCTTATCTTTTTGGCTATTTGACAGCAGAATGTTTGGTAGTTGGTGGTGCTGTGATGTTTTCCAGTACCATTATTGGAATTAAATTGTTACCAACTACAATTTTGCATCATCAGCACATCGGAGAAGTAATGATTAGTGTTCTTCTTTTGCAAGACTTGATTGCTATTGCAGTTCTATTTTTGTTGCATGGAGCTTCTCAAAAAGGTAGGGTTCTGGTTGATATTGGTTTGGTAGTATTAGGGTTTCCCGCTATTCTAGTTTTTTCTTATTTATTTGGTCGGCTTGTTTTGTTTTCTCTATTTTCTAAATTCAACAGGATTAAGGAGTATCTTTTTTTATTGGCAATTGGGTGGTGTCTTAGTATGGCGCAACTAGCTTCATTATTAGGACTATCAGGAGAAGTCGGTGCTTTTATTGCTGGAGTTAGTTTAGCTTCAAGGCCTGTATCTGTTTATATTTCTGAGAGTTTAAAACCAATACGAGATTTTTTTTTGGTTTTATTTTTCTTTTCTGTAGGAGCTACGTTCGACCTTAATTTTTTACCTGTTGTTATTGTCCCAGCTTTAATTTTACTCACATTGTTAATCGGAATAAAACCTTTAACGTACCGGATGTTATTACATTGGGTGGGAGAATCTAAGCAGATAGCCTGGGAAGTGGGTATACGTTTGGGTCAAATCAGTGAGTTTTCTCTAATTATTGCTTATATGGCTCTTAGTAGTCATATTATCTCGGATCGATCGGCCTATCTAATCGAAAGCGCTACCATACTATCTTTCGTTATTTCTTCGTACTGGGTAGTTATCAAGTATCCAACACCTTTGGCGATATCCGATCGTCTGCGCAGAGATTGAGGTTACATCACGATGAGTAACACTATAAAAATACACTAATTACAGCACAGAAAAAAGTAGTTTATGGATTTGATCGTCATTTTATTATGTTTAATAATACAGAAATGTTTGCATTTTAGCAGTTATAACAGCAGGAAAAGTCGTTGGTTTGACACTTATCTCCAATGGATAGAAAAGAAATATAGATATTCGTACTTTTGGTACAGAGTTGGTGGCATCGGTGTTATTTTACCGCTATTGGTTGTCTACATTCTGTTTGCCCTCTTTGTTCATTTTTTCTTGACGATAGTTGGTGATTTTTTTCTGACAGTAGTGATTTTGTGGTATCATACAGACGCACGTACTCTTTCTTTGGAAAGAGTGATTGATACGCCGATCGATGAGTTCCTGACTCGATCCTATCGGTTCGTCTTCGCACCGATTTTTTGGCTATTAGTTCTTGGATCAACAGGTGTAGTTCTTTACGCCCTGGTAAGGGATTTAAATCGCACTACAGAAGAATCTTCTTCAGAAGAAGATAGTTTGTTGTTCTCGGCAATTGGGATACAGAGCGTACTAGATTGGGGGCCTACACAACTGACTGGGATTACTTTTGCTCTTGTGGGTCGTTTTGCAGAAACGTTTGAACGGTGGTGTTTTCATATGTATACCGGGAATACTTCCGTCCAAAAGCAGATTGTTGAATGCGGGTTAATTGCGTCAGGCATCGAGAAGGATTATATGTTGCTTTCAGAAGAATTGGCATCTGTTACTATATTGATCAATCGAGCGTTTTGGATGTGGATTGTAGTAATAGCATTATTTACAATCCGATTATGATTATTATTAATAGAGGTGCTAGTTTTTCATTGTGTTGTGTAGAAAAATCTATTCTTAAGAGGGAAGACAATCACAATATTTTATATTTTGTAATTTTGTACAGGTTTGCAAGATGGAAAGAAATGTAAATTACCGCGATTCCGATCCAAAAGAATTCCAAGAATGGAATGAAGCTCTCGATTCAGTTGTCAGATACCAAGGTGTTGAACGTGCCCAATCTCTCTTGAAGAGACTGTGGACGCACGCTGCAAAAATTGGCGTACTTGTTCCTAACGATATCCACACTCCGTACGTAAATACAATTCCTGCTAGTGTAGAAACCACACTACCTCAAAACGAAATAAAAATTCTCCAACGAGTCACAAATTATATGCGATGGAATGCGCTCGCTATGGTGATGCGCGCAAGTCGAAAAAAACTAGGGTTAGGGGGGCATCTTTCCAGTTATGCTTCGATAGCGACTTTGATTGAAGTGGGTCTAAATTATTTTTTTCGTTCGAATGATTTAGTTTTTTTTCAAGGTCATTCATCAGAGGGTATTTACGCGCGTGCTTTCCTTGAAGGAAGGATCAGTACAGACGAGTTACTCCATTTCCGTGAAGAAGCTTTAGGGAAAGGGATCTCTTCCTATCCGCATCCGCACTTAATGCCTCATTTTTGGCAATTTCCAACAGTTTCAATGGGACTTGGCCCCTTGATGGGCATTTATCAAGCACAATTGTTGAAATATTTGCATCATCGAGGATTGATCGATACAACAAGACGAAAAGTTTGGGTTTTTTGTGGAGATGGAGAAACAGGTGAGCCTGAAACTTTGGGCGGATTGTTAGTAGCGAGTCGTGAGTGCCTTGATAATTTAATATTTATCGTTAACTGCAATTTACAACGTCTTGATGGTCCTGTTTCAGGAAATGGAAACATTATCCAGGAATTGGATGGAGTTTTTCGAGGAGCAGGTTGGCGAGTAATCAAGGTTATTTGGGGACATAATTGGGAACGGTTGTTTCAAAAAGATAAATCTGGTCTGTTGTTAAAATGCTTAAGCGAGATGGTGGATGGAGAATACCAAGCGTGTCGCGCAAAAGATGGCGCTTACTTACGTGAACATTTGTTTGGAAAATATTGTGGATTAAAGAAATATGTTTCTGATATGAGTGATGACGAACTGGAGCAATTAGTAGAAGGGGGCCACGATCCTCAGAAAGTCTATGCAGCCTATACAGAAGCGTTAAAAGAAACCGGAAAGCCGACAGTTTTGTTAATGAAAACTGTTAAAGGGTTTGGTTATGGTCAAGAAGGAGAGTCAAAAAATATTGCCCACAATCTAGGAGAAATTAGTGAAAGAGGTTTAAGGATGTTTCGGGATCGATTTTCTTTGCCCTTGTCGGACGAAGAGGTAAGAGATTTAAAATTTTATAAACCCGTTGAAAAAACTACTGAGTTACAATATTTGTATAAAAAACGTGCAAAATTAGGTGGTCCGTTACCAATTCGTGACGGCTCTTACAGTTCTTTAGAGATTCCAGATTTGAACTTTTTTGATCCGATTTTGAAAGGTACTGGTACGCGCTCGATTTCAACCGGAACAGTATTTTCTCGAATTATAGGGTTGTTGTTAAAAGATAAGAATATCAAAGAACGAATTGTTCCTATTGTGGCCGATGAAGCTCGAACTCTCGGATTGGAAGGCTTATTTCGTCAATCCGGTATTTATTCGGCAAAAGGGCAACAATATACTCCGGAAGATGAAAAAAAATTGGTATACTATCGTGAACATCAATCGGGACAGATGCTTCAGCAAGGTATTTCGGAAGCGGGGGCTATTTCCAGTTGGATCGCCGCTGCTACGTCTTTCGCTAACAATGGTTATCCACTAATTCCGTTCTACGTATACTACGCGATGTTCGGATATCAGCGTGTGGGAGATTTGGTGTGGGCTGCTGCGGATATGCAATCACGAGGTTTTATTTTAGGAGGGTTATCAGGAAAGACAACACTATCGGGTGAAGGATTACAACATCAAGATTCTCATAATTTGTTGATGTTTGGTATGGTACCTACTTGCCGAACATACGATCCCACTTTTGGTTATGAGTTGGCCGTAATTATTCAGGATGGCCTGCGTCGTATGTATCGAAATAAAGAGAATGTATTTTATTACATTACACTTATGAATGAAAATTATCAACATCCTCATATGCCTAATGGGATTGAAGAAGGCATTACTAAGGGAATGTATCTCTTTAAAGAAGGTAACAGAAAATTCTCTCGGTGTGTGCAGTTGTTGGGAGCAGGGGCTATTTTGCGAGAGGTCATTGCCGCTGGAGAAATTTTAGAACAAAAATTTAACGTAGCTGCAGATATTTGGAGTGTTCCTGGTTTTAATCTATTACGTTGTGATATTGAATCTGTAGATCGGTACAATCGTTTGCATCCGCAAAAAACTCCCAGGATGAGCTATGTGGAAAAATGCCTTAGTGACCGAAAAGGTCCGGTGATTGCTGCTACAGATTATACGAAATTGCTAGCAAATCAAATTCGTCAAGCAATTAAAAAACCCTATTATGTGTTAGGGACTGATGGATTTGGCCGTAGTGATTCACGATCTGTATTGCGAAACTTTTTTGAAGTGGACACTAATATGGTGGTATATACAGCGTTGAAAGCTCTATCGGATCAAAATGAGTTTACAAAGAACCGACTCGAGAAAATTATGCAAGAATTGGATGTTAATCCGGATCGACCCGATCCTTGGGTAAGATAGAAGGAGAGATCAGTGATAAATCCAGTAGAAAAAGTTTTTGTACCGGATCTTAATGGGACGTCCACAGTTGATGTCGTTGGAATACTAGTAGAGCTAGGCGATCGAGTAGAAAAAGAGGACGGTTTGATTACTTTGGAAGGTGATAAGGCTTCTATGGATATTCCGTCGCCGTTTTCAGGTAGAATCAAAGATATTAAAGTCAAGATTGGGGATAAAGTTAAAGAAGGAGATGAGATTTTAACTGTTGAGGTACAAGAAAAGAAGAAAGGAAAAGAATTTGGTAAACAAATCAGAGGAACTCTTAAAAATCGACAATTGGAAAAGAAAGAATCAAGGGAGAAGTCTCAGACAAAAGAAATTTCTTTAGGAAGTTCTGAAAACGGAAGTTTTAATCCTGCTGTTGTATACGCAGGGCCGGTCGTTCGTAGAATTGCTCGGGAATTTGGTGTCAATCTATCAGACATTAAGGGGACTGGTAAAAAAGGTCGTGTTCTCAGAGAAGATCTGCAAAAATATATAAGGCAACAATTAAAAAAATTAAAAATTTTCGAGGAAAAGAGAGAACTTCTAAGAAGTTTAGGAGGTTCGCCTTTTCTTGTACCTCATAAAATTGATTTCTCCAAATTTGGTCCTATAGAAAAAGAAGCTTTGTCTAAAATTAAGAAGGTTTCGGGTGTTAATCTTGCTCGAAATTGGACGACTATTCCTCACGTGACTCAATTTGGAGAAACAGACGTTACCGAACTTGAAAAATTTCGGCAGAATTACGCAGAAAAAAATAAAATCCGATTGACTCTTCTGGCTTTTGTCATCAAAGCAGTAATAAGCACACTCAAATATCTTCCTTGTTTTAATGCTTCTTTAGATTCTTCAGGAGAGTATCTGATTTTGAAAAGATACTTTCATATCGGTGTAGCGGTTGACACACCTAAAGGGCTAGTAGTTCCCGTTATTCGGAACGCGGACAAAAAGGGGCTGATTGAATTAGCCAAAGAACTGGATGATATTAGCACTAAAGCTCGTACCATCGGATTAAGTTTATACGATATGCAAGGTGGGTGTTTTAGTATTTCTAGTTTGGGAAACATTGGAGGTGCGTTCTTTACGCCAATTATTAATGCACCCGAGGTAGCGATTCTAGGAATCGCACAAATGCAATGGAAATCGATCTGTTCTTCTGACAACAGTATCTGTTGTAGAGCCCGACTTATGTTGCCGTTGAGTTTATCTTACGATCATCGCGTTGTAGACGGTGTTGATGGAGCGCGATTTATCGTTTATTTGTCAGAATGCTTATCAGACGTTAGAAACTTATTATTGTAATTTGTATTTAAAAACTACTAATGAGAGAAAAAGAGAGAAAAGAAAAAATGAAAAAGGAAATTAAGACCGAGATTGTAGTATTGGGTGGTGGCCCGGGAGGATATGCTGCAGCGTTTCGGGCTGCTGATCTAGGAAAAAAAGTCGTTCTGGTAGAACAATATGAAGCAATCGGGGGTGTGTGTTTACATGTTGGTTGTATCCCTTCAAAATCTCTATTACATATAGCTAAAATTATTGATGACATCAGTAATATGCAATCTTTTGGTGTAGATTTTGGAAAATCTGATCTAGACGTAAGAAAAATCTGCGAATGGAAAGAGGGTGTTATTAAAAAGTTAGCAATTGGTTTGAAAGTTCTAGCAAGAGATCGAAACATAGAGCTTATTACAGGTTATGGAAAGTTCGATTCTCTTCATGAGTTGTCTCTTGTTGGTACAAGAGATGTTGTTCATTTTGAGCAAGCGGTTGTTGCTGTAGGGTCACGACCGATAAAGCTTCCTTATGTTCCTAAAGATCCCCGAATAATGAATTCTACAGATGCGTTGGAGTTACAGGATGTGAAAGGGAATTTATTGATAATAGGAGCAGGAATTATTGGTTTAGAAATGGCTACAATTTATCATGCTTTAGGTGGAAAAATCAGCATAGTGGAACAAACGGACCGAATTATTCCTGGAGCAGATGCGGATGTAGTGCAACCTCTGTACCAATGTATCCAAAAAAATTATGAAGAGATTTTGTTGAAGACCACTATCAGAGAAATAGTGCCTAAAGAAGACGGATTGTACGTAACTTTCGATGACGACAGTAAAACTGTATCTAAGAGAACAAAAAAATATGATCGTATTTTGGTAGCTGTCGGTCGTTGTCCCAATAGTGGATCGATTGATGTAAAAAAGGCAGGGATTAGGATCGACGATAGAGGATTTATTTCAGTAGATAATCAGATGCGAACAAACGTTTCGCACATTTATGCCGTCGGTGATGTTGTTGGCCAGCCTATGCTGGCGCATAAGGCAACGTATGAAGGGCGACTGGCAGCTGAGGTTATATCCAATAAGAGGTACTATAATGACGCTCGTTGTATTCCGGTTGTGGCCTATACAAATCCTGAAGTTGCGTGGGTTGGTCTGACAGAAAACGAGGCAAGTAGTACAAACATCAGGTATAATAAAAGTATATTTCCTTGGTCAGCTAATGGTCGTGTTTTGTCCTTAGGTCGTAGTACAGGATTTACTAAATTGCTTTTTGATGAAAGTGGTACCATTATTGGAGGCGGCGTTGTTGGAATAAATGCCGGTGATCTGATTTCTGAAATAGCTCTAGCAATCGAAATGGGCTGTAATGCGGGGGATGTTGCGCTTACAATTCATCCCCATCCGACTCTATCGGAAACCATAAAGTCGTCGTGTGAAGTGTTTGAAGGAACTGTTACGGATTTATTCTCGAAGAGAGTGTGAGAGAGTGTGATTGTTTAATTGGTTGTTGGTGTTTCGGTCTTAGACTGTTACTTAAACTAGAGATTCGTTAGTCTGAGAGTGAAATTCAAATTGGTTAAGGATTGATACAAGATGGAAATATTCTTTGGTACTGGATAATCAAGCGATAACAAAAGCTCTTGAATCAGTTTCTGAAAATTACGAATCGGTAGGTATTTTGTGCGTCATTGCCAATCGACTTTTAGACCGGCTGGATTTTATTCGTCTTGATCCTGTTCGAGTAGTAGATTTTGGTAGTCGTACAGGCTATACAACAAGAGCTTTGTTGAATCGCTACAAAAATTCAGACGTTGTTAGTCTTGATTTTTCTCTTTCTTTACTAAAGAGTTCTAAGAAATGTTTTCGGAGTCGTCTGCCTAAAATGCTAGTGGCAGAATATACTCTTTTGCCTTTTTCAGACCAATCAGTCGACTTGATTTTTTCTAATTTGACATTCCAGTGGTCTTCGGATCTTCAAAAAACTCTTTTGGAATGTAAAAGAATTCTGAAACCAGAAGGGTTCTTATTGTTCAGCACTGTTGGGCCGGATACGTTGAAAGAATTGCGGGAAAGCTTTTCTGATGAAAAGCAACACGTCCACTCTTTCTACGACATGCACGATATTGGCGATATACTAACTCAATTACATTTCATTGACCCTGTTGTGGATGTAGATTATCTAACTGTCCGCTATTCTTCTGTTCTTCAGATCATAGTAGATTTAAAATCGATAGGTGCGCATAACGTCGCTCAGAATAGAGCCCGAGGATTAATGGGAAAGAGTCAATGGGAAAAAATGCTACAAGCCTATGAAAAGTACCGGGACGAAAATTGTCTCATTCCGGTAACAATTGAAGTTGTTTATGGCCATGCTTTTATCGGATGAGGATTGATGAGATCTACGATTGGATACACAAAGGTATTGGGCAAATAAAAAATTGGAGAGCGGCTGTTGATTATATTTACAATTTATTTAAATTTGATTCACAACAATTTGCTTTTGCAAAAATTTGGTTTGGTTTGGTGTGGTGGAGGTGGCGGGAATTGAACCCGCGTCCGAAAAATTTTCCACCTCCGACAACTACATGCGTAGCATCGCCTTCTGTGTTTGTACGACTAGAGTGCTCGACGAGCGGAACATATTGTGTAGTCGCAATCCCCATATGTTTTTAGCCAGATCCAAAATTCGGGGCATCTTTTAGATAGCGATCTTGTTGTGATTATGACCACTGCTCGGAAACTACAAGCAAATTCCGATTTGTGGATAGCTACCAATAAATTAAGCAGCTATAGCGTATTGTGTATCGTTTGCAGATATACAAAGTTGCAACTGAAAGATTTTACGAGCCTATGTTGCCGACTCGGCATGCGTCTTCGGCCTAAAATTTACGTCGAATCCTGTCACCCCCCTAAATTTTCCTCGATCCAGATCATAAGAACTTTATCTCCAAAAGTAAAGTCCATAACTGAAACAATTTTTCTCTTTTTTTATGTTATGCAGAATGCCCCCCTTCTGTTGACAAACTTTCTACACAAAGACATTATGTCTTTTGCGTTCCCATTCTCGACGTTTGATCGTTTCTCGTTTGTCGTACATTTTTTTTCCTCTCACCAAAGCAATTGTGGTCTTGATACGATTTTTGTACCAATGAAAATCTAGGGGAACGATGGTGAATTGTTTCTTTTGTACTGTATTAAACAACCTACGGATCTCATATTTTTTTAGGAGCAATTTACGTGGCCTCTTGGGATCGAATTTTACGCGAAGAGTTGTGTTAGATAACGGTGAACAATGCGATTCTATCAACCAAGCCTCTGCATTCTTAAGAGTAATATAACTATCTCGAAGTTGAATGTGTCCGGCCCGGATGCTTTTAACTTCCCAACCTTCCAGTACCAATCCCGCTTCTAATTGTTGTTCAACATAAAATCTATAAAGTATCGTCTTATTTAGGACAATCACATGGAGTGCTGATTTTTCCATACGCGCGATTATTCAATATTCAAAAAGAACATGAATTTCTTTTTCCAAATTGGAGATTTTACCATAAACAAATGATCAAACAGTTTTGTATACTGAATTTGAATATTGTATATCTTGTAAAGCCAGCCGCATATCTTCCTCTGTTGTCTCCTCTGTTGTGATAGATGTAAAATGTAGAATGGTCTTGTAAAAATTATGGTGTTTCTCCAGACAGTCTGTTGTAGACATTTGATGGATTATTTTCTACAGTAAGAAGATGATTACCGTTAGTGTTTGTTATGCTACACCTGAAATGCAAGTGGAGGTTCCACTAACAGTAGAGAGAATATGTACTGTAGCTGTAGCAATTAAACGATCAGGCATTTTACAACGATTCCCCGAAATTGATTTGTCTCGATCTTGTGTAGGAATTTACGGCAAACGCACTACCCCAGACACTGGGATAAAAGACGGTGACCGAATTGAAATCTACCGTCCTTTACCCTGTCTCTGATCTCAAGAAGACACAGACTACAAAAGAATTTCTTATTTGTTTTACCAACTTCTACTCATCAACCGTCGAAAAAACACGGATAATCTACGGAATTTTCTCTGCATTTGAACCAGTTTCCGTCAATACGAACATAAAATGTATAATTGTCAATCCTTTCCACTCCCCTCTGTATCTGTAAGGATAGATATAGGCCCCCTCCGCTAAAAGAATGGATGTCTGAAAACAAGGAAGGATTAGAATTTTAGAATTGTTGTTTATAGACACAGTAAAACTTGTTGTGTGTAGGTACCAAAATACGTGTAGATATATACTTCCACAAAATACAGAAGAGCTTTTACTGTTAGTAAACAATTTATGATATAGGTATGCTGTTTTTGTGATTGGTTATAAGGTCATTTTTCGGTATTGAGCTGATGATGTGTCATCCTCAAGTGAAGATGAGGATTTTGAGATGTTCAATTTTAGTGAAGATGTATTCTTTCTAGTCTCGTCTTTCCCAACCCAACTTACGACGCAGTGTATCATAATAATTGTAATCGTTTGGATGAATAAGATGCAATAAATACTTATATTTATGGATGCAAATATTGCTTCCCGTTGTTAATTCCGCTTGGTACTTTCCATCGTTACTTACAGACAGCGGCACTTCGTTTTGAGAAGAAATCTTTATTTTTATTTGGCTGTGAGCTTGAACAACGATAGGACGACTACTCAAAGTATGGGGAAACATTGATACTAGAGCAATAGCATCCAATTGTGGATGTAAAATAGGCCCACCACCTGATAGAGAATAAGCGGTTGATCCTGTTGGAGTGGTAACAATTAATCCATCAGCACATTGACTACATACGAAGTCGTTGTTTATCAAGATATCGAATTTGATCATTTTTGTGATTTTTCCTGAAAGCAATACAACATCATTAAGCGCAATTCCTTGAGTAATAATTTTTCCTTTGTACTCGACAGTCATTTCTAAAAGGAATCGTGTTTCCTTTTTGTAATTGCCTTCTAAAATGGTGTTAATCTTTAAGAGATTATTGGGAGTGATATCTGTGAGAAATCCGAGATTTCCTCGATTAATTCCTAGAACAGGAAGTTCTTGAGGAACAGCAATATGCGCAGCGTCAAGTAGACTTCCATCTCCCCCCACTACTACTAACAAATCCGCTTTTTCTTTCAATCGATGAGCTGGTAGTACAATCAAATCTTGGTTGTCTAACATATGAGCAGTGTGTTCTTCAATAAAAAGAATTCTGCCTAAAGATACAAGGTGTGTTTTTAGGGCCTTTAAAGTGTCTGAAACCCCTTCAACTCCTTTTCTTCCCATGAGCGCAATCTGGCGAAATGATGGATTGTTCATTTAAGAATTGAGAATAACTTTTTTAAAAAAAGAAAACCATCAAGTTGTATAGTGGGTTATCATGAAATTTGAAGTGGTGAATTAGTTGGAAAGTAAGTATTTTTACTAAATTGGATTTACTTAATTTTCAATTAAAACTTGAATCTCTTAAAGAAAGAATGTATAGACTGTTTTCTTCACTTTTTTATTAAAGACAGAAGAAACGTCTCTTTGCTCTGTTATAGAGGAAAGAGGTTAGAAAAATTTCTAAGATTCAGACAGTTAAACTCCTAAGGTATATTTTACATACAGAGTTCTGTATTTGATTTACTATCGGACAGTATCGTATATCGTATAACGAAGAGGTCTAAATGAACACGAAAGAACAATCTGAATTTGAAAACGAATCCAATAATAACAACAGTACAGTAGGGAAAGTATTTCAAGAAGATAAGGCAATAAAAATGGAAAGCGATGCCATTCAAGAGATAGGTCAGCATAAAGAAAAATTGGAAAAGACCGATCATGAGAAAGCCGAGACACCTGAAATTAAGGTTCCTGAAATTAAGGTTGTTGATTTGGTAAAACAATTGGATGAGTACAAGACTCAGTATATGCGTTTGCAAGCAAAAATGGATAATTTACGAAAGCGGACGGAGAGGGAGATTGCAAATACTATAAAATATGCTGTAGAAAAACTAGTTATGGATCTGTTACCGGTGGTTGATAGTTTGACTCACGGTCTCGAAAGTCAAAAATTGACAGATTTACATTCTGAGAGTTTACGCGAAGGGATGAAACTAACACTGGATTTACTGCACAAAATTTTTGAAAAACATGGAGTCGGAACCATCAGTCCTACACTAGGTGATCTTTTTAATCCAGAACTTCATGAAGCTGTGGCTGTCCAGAACATTCCAGATACCGAACGCGATACGATCGTTCAAATAGTACAAAAAGGCTATCAACTCAATGGACGAGTGTTACGGGCAGCAAGAGTCGTTGTTTCAACAAGTTAGAACAGTACATAAAAATTATCCTAAAAAAAGGGGGGATTTTTAGGAGTTTGGTTGTATTAGTAGGGTTATTTATCAAATCCTGTTTCAGGATACACCAGTTTGGTAGAAGAGAGAATCTTCAGTGTTGCCATGGAAGAAAATGGGTATTTTTAAAAAAATTGGGATAATGAATAAAATACAGAAAATCCAGCGGATGTTTTGTTTTGTAGTGTTAGAAGGCAATGTAGAATAGCCATCTAGTTACGATGGCCGCTATTTTTTATTCTCCTCACTTTTGGTTGTGTCGAAAACTGTTAGTATATTTCACTTGAAATCTCAAAACCCTGTCCCCACCTTCTTATCTAGGGAAGGCTAGGGAAGGCGTTGCGTTGTAGGTTCTGTAGTTTTTTGATTTAGGTTCGTAGGTTTTTTGTTTTTGTTTTGATGTTTGAGAGGAGAAAGAATGGCTGAAACTATTGGTATTGATCTAGGTACTACCAACTCCTGTGTTGCGGTGATGGAAGGTGGAAAGGTCCGGGTGATCGAAAACGCTGAGGGTTCTCGTACCACTCCGTCAACTGTCGCTTATACGAAAGACGGAGAGGTGTTGGTGGGTGCATCTGCAAAGCGACAAGCTGTTACGAATCCCAATCGAACTCTTTTTGCGATCAAGCGTTTAATTGGACGTCGCTTTGATGATGTTGTTGTTCAAAAAGACATTAAGATGGTTCCGTATAAAATCTCTAGGGCAAGTAATGGAGATGCTTGGGTAAGAGTAGTGGGGAAAGACGGTCAGCAAGAAGATCTGGCTCCTCCGCAAATTTCTGCGCAAGTGCTTATGAAGAT
This genomic interval carries:
- a CDS encoding NAD(+) kinase; translation: MNNPSFRQIALMGRKGVEGVSDTLKALKTHLVSLGRILFIEEHTAHMLDNQDLIVLPAHRLKEKADLLVVVGGDGSLLDAAHIAVPQELPVLGINRGNLGFLTDITPNNLLKINTILEGNYKKETRFLLEMTVEYKGKIITQGIALNDVVLLSGKITKMIKFDILINNDFVCSQCADGLIVTTPTGSTAYSLSGGGPILHPQLDAIALVSMFPHTLSSRPIVVQAHSQIKIKISSQNEVPLSVSNDGKYQAELTTGSNICIHKYKYLLHLIHPNDYNYYDTLRRKLGWERRD
- a CDS encoding methyltransferase domain-containing protein, translating into MVLDNQAITKALESVSENYESVGILCVIANRLLDRLDFIRLDPVRVVDFGSRTGYTTRALLNRYKNSDVVSLDFSLSLLKSSKKCFRSRLPKMLVAEYTLLPFSDQSVDLIFSNLTFQWSSDLQKTLLECKRILKPEGFLLFSTVGPDTLKELRESFSDEKQHVHSFYDMHDIGDILTQLHFIDPVVDVDYLTVRYSSVLQIIVDLKSIGAHNVAQNRARGLMGKSQWEKMLQAYEKYRDENCLIPVTIEVVYGHAFIG
- the smpB gene encoding SsrA-binding protein SmpB, with translation MEKSALHVIVLNKTILYRFYVEQQLEAGLVLEGWEVKSIRAGHIQLRDSYITLKNAEAWLIESHCSPLSNTTLRVKFDPKRPRKLLLKKYEIRRLFNTVQKKQFTIVPLDFHWYKNRIKTTIALVRGKKMYDKRETIKRREWERKRHNVFV
- the lpdA gene encoding dihydrolipoyl dehydrogenase — protein: MKKEIKTEIVVLGGGPGGYAAAFRAADLGKKVVLVEQYEAIGGVCLHVGCIPSKSLLHIAKIIDDISNMQSFGVDFGKSDLDVRKICEWKEGVIKKLAIGLKVLARDRNIELITGYGKFDSLHELSLVGTRDVVHFEQAVVAVGSRPIKLPYVPKDPRIMNSTDALELQDVKGNLLIIGAGIIGLEMATIYHALGGKISIVEQTDRIIPGADADVVQPLYQCIQKNYEEILLKTTIREIVPKEDGLYVTFDDDSKTVSKRTKKYDRILVAVGRCPNSGSIDVKKAGIRIDDRGFISVDNQMRTNVSHIYAVGDVVGQPMLAHKATYEGRLAAEVISNKRYYNDARCIPVVAYTNPEVAWVGLTENEASSTNIRYNKSIFPWSANGRVLSLGRSTGFTKLLFDESGTIIGGGVVGINAGDLISEIALAIEMGCNAGDVALTIHPHPTLSETIKSSCEVFEGTVTDLFSKRV
- the grpE gene encoding nucleotide exchange factor GrpE, whose product is MNTKEQSEFENESNNNNSTVGKVFQEDKAIKMESDAIQEIGQHKEKLEKTDHEKAETPEIKVPEIKVVDLVKQLDEYKTQYMRLQAKMDNLRKRTEREIANTIKYAVEKLVMDLLPVVDSLTHGLESQKLTDLHSESLREGMKLTLDLLHKIFEKHGVGTISPTLGDLFNPELHEAVAVQNIPDTERDTIVQIVQKGYQLNGRVLRAARVVVSTS